From the Halalkalicoccus sp. CGA53 genome, one window contains:
- a CDS encoding heavy metal translocating P-type ATPase, giving the protein MEGCDLCGLPVASSPITGADGSGRFCCGGCRQVAATIDDLDGVEVLEGDGKGKEDEETVPADASVAYFAVDGMHCTTCEAFLRFQGERTEGVYRVDANYGLESARVHYDSDRLSEEELVDRLSGSGYTVRPRNEGWGADARQRRQRATAQRLIVGGFLTMLVMPWYFFYLYPQYLGIGDGLLEMGRTTTVGIYFPLVVIGVLSTVVLVYTGYPVLRGAWVSVRTRQPNMDLLVSVAALAAYVYSVVALALGRTHLYFDVTVMVIMVVTLGRYVEGRLRLDATDRLSSIASARVNETTRLLENGRERVPVDRLRPGDGVLVSPGESVPLDGRVVQGRADVDESVLTGESLPATRAVGDPVVGGATVLDGTITVEVGPEATSTIDRIAESMWGIQSGSGGSQRFADALATIFVPAVLVLGTAVTVWQLVTGVPVAGALLAGLTVLLVSCPCAMGLATPLAISGGIRDALDRGIVVTNEVVFERAPDADVLIFDKTGTLTSGEMAVASVVGDDRTLRLAAAVERLATHPVAEAILSANDCTSESPGTARTDGGTRPEDTWGTPAELPHPSDDTLASVCGFRTHPGAGVSGFVSGTRVVVGTPDLVRAEVGSIDEHLESSIERVRVGGSLPIVVGWAGRARGVVEVVDRARETWSAVLDGFTEREVVILTGDDSSATEEFASHPAVDHVFTGVPPGGKAEAVSGFGASGTTVMIGDGTNDAPALAAADLGIAMGGGTADASDAGDAVIVDNDLERVATVFDLARGTRRRIRENIAWALLYNAIAIPLAVVGLINPFFAAVAMALSSLIVVTNSRRSVIR; this is encoded by the coding sequence ATGGAGGGCTGTGACCTGTGTGGGTTACCCGTCGCGTCGTCTCCGATCACCGGAGCGGACGGGTCGGGGCGGTTCTGCTGTGGGGGCTGTCGCCAGGTCGCGGCCACGATCGACGATCTCGACGGCGTCGAGGTCCTTGAGGGCGACGGGAAAGGCAAAGAAGACGAGGAGACGGTTCCAGCGGACGCGAGCGTCGCCTACTTCGCCGTCGACGGGATGCACTGTACCACCTGTGAGGCATTCCTTCGCTTCCAGGGGGAACGGACCGAGGGCGTCTACCGTGTCGACGCGAACTACGGTCTCGAGTCCGCCCGCGTCCACTACGATTCCGATCGGCTGTCCGAGGAGGAGTTGGTCGACCGTCTCTCGGGATCGGGCTACACCGTCCGGCCTCGGAACGAGGGGTGGGGCGCGGACGCGAGACAGCGACGACAGCGAGCGACCGCACAGCGGCTGATCGTCGGCGGCTTCCTCACAATGCTCGTCATGCCGTGGTATTTCTTCTACCTGTACCCACAGTACCTCGGGATCGGCGACGGCCTGCTGGAGATGGGGAGGACGACGACCGTCGGTATCTACTTCCCTCTCGTCGTGATCGGGGTCCTGAGCACCGTCGTGCTCGTCTACACCGGCTATCCCGTCCTCCGGGGCGCCTGGGTGAGCGTTCGCACTCGCCAGCCGAACATGGACCTGCTCGTCAGTGTCGCGGCCCTCGCCGCCTACGTCTACAGTGTCGTGGCGCTGGCGCTCGGTCGGACGCACCTGTACTTCGACGTCACTGTCATGGTGATAATGGTCGTCACCCTCGGACGGTACGTCGAGGGTCGGTTGCGACTCGATGCGACGGATCGCCTGTCGTCTATCGCGAGTGCTCGCGTCAACGAGACGACCCGGCTGCTCGAGAACGGCCGAGAGCGCGTTCCGGTGGACCGGCTTCGACCTGGCGACGGCGTCCTCGTCTCACCCGGCGAGAGCGTCCCGCTGGACGGGCGAGTCGTCCAGGGCCGAGCGGACGTCGACGAGTCGGTGCTCACCGGGGAGTCGCTCCCGGCGACCAGAGCGGTCGGCGATCCGGTCGTCGGCGGGGCGACGGTTCTCGACGGGACGATCACCGTCGAGGTGGGACCGGAAGCGACCAGCACGATCGATCGAATCGCCGAGTCGATGTGGGGGATCCAGAGCGGGTCCGGGGGGTCCCAGCGGTTCGCCGACGCGCTCGCGACGATCTTCGTGCCGGCGGTACTGGTGCTCGGGACTGCCGTGACCGTCTGGCAACTCGTCACGGGCGTCCCCGTAGCAGGGGCGTTGCTGGCGGGGCTTACGGTCCTGCTCGTCTCGTGTCCGTGTGCGATGGGGCTCGCAACGCCGCTTGCGATCTCCGGCGGGATCCGGGACGCCCTCGATCGGGGGATCGTGGTGACGAACGAGGTCGTGTTCGAGCGGGCACCGGACGCCGACGTCCTGATCTTCGACAAGACCGGGACCCTGACCAGCGGCGAGATGGCGGTTGCGTCGGTCGTCGGCGACGATCGAACGCTCCGGCTGGCCGCCGCGGTCGAACGGCTCGCGACACATCCGGTCGCGGAGGCGATCCTCTCGGCGAACGACTGCACGAGCGAATCGCCCGGGACCGCGCGAACGGACGGCGGCACACGGCCTGAAGACACCTGGGGAACCCCGGCGGAACTACCGCACCCCTCGGACGATACGCTGGCGTCGGTGTGCGGCTTTCGGACCCATCCCGGCGCCGGCGTGTCGGGCTTCGTCTCCGGCACCCGTGTCGTGGTCGGTACACCCGACCTCGTGCGAGCCGAGGTCGGCTCGATCGACGAGCACCTGGAGTCGTCGATCGAACGGGTTCGCGTCGGTGGCTCGCTCCCGATCGTCGTCGGCTGGGCGGGAAGAGCCCGTGGCGTCGTCGAGGTCGTCGATCGTGCCCGGGAGACGTGGTCGGCGGTCCTCGACGGCTTCACCGAACGCGAGGTCGTCATCCTCACCGGGGACGACTCGTCGGCGACGGAGGAGTTCGCGAGCCACCCAGCGGTCGATCACGTCTTCACCGGCGTTCCGCCCGGCGGCAAGGCCGAGGCGGTGAGCGGCTTCGGGGCGAGCGGCACCACCGTAATGATCGGTGACGGGACCAACGACGCCCCCGCGCTCGCCGCAGCCGACCTCGGGATCGCGATGGGAGGCGGCACCGCCGACGCCTCGGACGCGGGCGACGCCGTCATCGTCGACAACGACCTCGAGCGGGTCGCCACGGTGTTCGACCTCGCTCGCGGGACCCGTCGACGTATTCGCGAGAACATCGCCTGGGCGTTGCTGTACAACGCGATCGCGATTCCACTGGCCGTCGTCGGGTTGATCAACCCGTTCTTCGCGGCCGTCGCGATGGCGCTCAGCAGCCTGATCGTGGTGACGAACTCCCGCCGTTCCGTGATCCGCTAG
- a CDS encoding cytochrome c oxidase subunit I, protein MSGTLRDLFENEYDREGFRTCSVTGLEIHRSAEVFVKLFGLTAVIALVVGGIFATTVALTRWELIGLIGEFDGYYVHLSLHAWNILIFWMVFMEIAILYVGGPMVLGRRLPITKVAGLGWATMVVGAIGVNVSIWRMGPTGDAPLLTAYVPLEVSQWFYASAIVFLLGATIAALPFFLTIWRETRQSSGSLPLVTFGAFITSIIAFEAILGGLAAFGYALSWRIGLIGSIDVGLYRHLYWIVGHGTQQINLVAMVTVWYFLTHVVGGAVVVSEKVSRTAFILYLFFINLGAAHHLMVDPGLSVGWRVWNTSYAFYGAAFASLIHAFAIPAGLEAGRRRRGLGGGLFGWLTGAPWRNPVFSSVIFSIILFGFVGGITGVLMGQIQLNMTWHNTFATVGHFHGTVALGTTLAFMGLIFFVIKTMFRRDFVSDRLASAIPYAYAGAFGIAVMMMIYAGILYGVPRRTSSVVEEIPGTTFSLSAAAPFMNVFGIFAVLAILAGVLFVLVAVGSILFGEPLADGDDGGLLPEGEFRTDGGESIHAIDMRGTFGICLIFMATFVLLYVLNWFLLTQLWSIGQ, encoded by the coding sequence ATGAGCGGAACGCTTCGCGACCTCTTCGAGAACGAGTACGACCGGGAGGGCTTCCGGACGTGTTCGGTCACCGGACTCGAGATCCACCGATCGGCCGAGGTGTTCGTCAAACTGTTCGGGCTGACGGCCGTGATCGCGCTCGTCGTCGGCGGTATCTTCGCGACGACCGTCGCGCTGACCCGCTGGGAGCTGATCGGCCTGATCGGCGAGTTCGACGGCTACTACGTCCACCTCAGCCTCCACGCGTGGAACATCCTCATCTTCTGGATGGTGTTCATGGAGATCGCGATCCTCTACGTCGGCGGTCCGATGGTGCTCGGTCGCCGGCTCCCCATCACGAAGGTGGCCGGACTCGGGTGGGCGACGATGGTCGTCGGTGCGATCGGGGTGAACGTCTCGATCTGGCGGATGGGGCCGACCGGCGACGCGCCGCTGCTCACGGCGTACGTCCCCCTCGAGGTGTCCCAGTGGTTCTACGCGAGCGCGATCGTCTTCCTGCTCGGAGCGACGATCGCCGCGCTCCCCTTCTTCCTGACGATCTGGAGGGAGACGCGCCAGTCGTCGGGATCGCTGCCGCTGGTCACCTTCGGGGCGTTCATCACGAGCATCATCGCCTTCGAGGCGATCCTGGGCGGGTTGGCCGCGTTCGGCTACGCGCTCTCCTGGAGGATCGGCCTCATCGGCTCGATCGACGTCGGGCTCTACCGTCACCTCTACTGGATCGTCGGCCACGGCACACAGCAGATCAACCTCGTGGCGATGGTCACCGTCTGGTACTTCCTCACGCACGTCGTCGGCGGTGCCGTCGTCGTCTCGGAGAAGGTCTCGCGGACGGCGTTCATCCTCTACCTCTTTTTCATCAACCTGGGCGCAGCACACCACCTCATGGTCGATCCCGGTCTCTCGGTCGGCTGGCGGGTCTGGAACACCTCCTACGCGTTCTACGGGGCAGCGTTCGCGAGTCTCATCCACGCCTTCGCGATCCCCGCCGGCCTCGAAGCCGGGCGACGCCGACGCGGGCTCGGCGGCGGGCTCTTCGGCTGGCTGACCGGCGCACCGTGGCGAAACCCGGTGTTCTCGTCGGTGATCTTCAGCATCATCCTGTTCGGGTTCGTCGGCGGGATCACTGGCGTCCTGATGGGACAGATCCAGCTCAACATGACCTGGCACAACACGTTCGCGACGGTCGGCCACTTCCACGGGACCGTCGCGCTCGGGACGACGCTCGCGTTCATGGGGCTGATATTCTTCGTCATCAAGACGATGTTCCGCCGCGACTTCGTCTCGGATCGGTTGGCGTCGGCGATCCCGTACGCGTACGCCGGTGCCTTCGGGATCGCGGTCATGATGATGATCTACGCGGGGATCCTCTACGGCGTCCCGCGGCGGACCTCGAGCGTCGTCGAGGAGATCCCGGGGACCACGTTCAGCCTCTCGGCGGCGGCCCCGTTCATGAACGTCTTCGGTATCTTCGCGGTGCTGGCCATCCTGGCGGGCGTCCTGTTCGTCCTGGTCGCGGTCGGTTCGATCCTCTTCGGCGAGCCACTCGCGGACGGCGACGACGGTGGACTGCTCCCCGAGGGCGAGTTCAGGACCGACGGTGGCGAGTCGATCCACGCCATCGACATGCGGGGGACGTTCGGGATCTGCCTGATCTTCATGGCCACGTTCGTGCTGCTGTACGTCCTCAACTGGTTCCTGTTGACCCAGCTCTGGTCGATCGGCCAGTGA
- a CDS encoding cupredoxin domain-containing protein, producing the protein MAGPLGPPDENWWDHPINRREGIWLGIAGAWSLGIFAWMAGFTQFGDQNPIGDTYEVTPEEYRAKVDEYKEAAEEGEDGIVPPGDDVFIAGGRFFWDGLPVELEVDREYDVHLGAYDVQHGFSVRPEHSLSQQINLQIFPDREWVVPMTFEEPGSYRVICNEFCGPGHNSMQERFVVREP; encoded by the coding sequence ATGGCAGGACCACTCGGACCGCCGGACGAGAACTGGTGGGACCATCCGATCAACCGCCGCGAGGGTATCTGGCTGGGGATCGCCGGCGCCTGGTCGCTCGGTATCTTCGCCTGGATGGCCGGGTTCACGCAGTTCGGCGATCAGAACCCGATCGGGGACACCTACGAGGTGACACCGGAGGAGTATCGGGCGAAGGTCGACGAGTACAAGGAGGCCGCCGAGGAGGGTGAGGACGGGATCGTACCGCCGGGCGACGACGTCTTCATCGCCGGCGGGCGGTTCTTCTGGGACGGACTCCCGGTCGAACTTGAGGTCGATAGGGAGTACGACGTCCACCTCGGGGCGTACGACGTCCAGCACGGCTTCTCCGTCAGACCCGAACACTCGCTGAGCCAGCAGATCAACTTACAGATCTTCCCGGACCGGGAGTGGGTCGTCCCGATGACGTTCGAGGAACCCGGCAGCTACCGGGTCATCTGTAACGAGTTCTGTGGGCCGGGACACAACAGCATGCAGGAACGGTTCGTCGTGAGGGAGCCGTAG
- a CDS encoding sulfite exporter TauE/SafE family protein, which yields MTTWPSTVDHAVFVGGTTLQHADLALFFLVGLLAGAHCLGMCGPLVTTYADRIGASGRGRRGDVLTVYEVRQHTLFNLGRAASYALLGGLFALIGGVAFASVDVVGAVGDVVRGTAGVLVGGAIVASGVYYLTGRTDVTHRVPIVGSLFSRVFAALSNRIDRLANSPGIVGLGAIHGLLPCPIIYPAYLYAFALGDPLRGFLSLAVLGLGTIPTLFAYATILGSVGTARRVQLHRALGLAFVVLGYVPLQHGLMLFGIHLPHPPIPFYQPL from the coding sequence ATGACGACCTGGCCCTCTACTGTGGATCACGCCGTGTTCGTCGGCGGAACGACGCTCCAGCACGCCGATCTGGCGCTCTTCTTCCTCGTCGGGCTCCTCGCGGGCGCCCACTGTCTGGGCATGTGTGGCCCGCTCGTGACGACGTACGCGGACCGAATCGGTGCGAGCGGACGCGGGCGGCGCGGGGACGTGCTGACCGTCTACGAGGTCCGCCAGCACACGCTGTTCAACCTCGGTCGAGCCGCGAGCTACGCGCTGCTGGGTGGTCTGTTCGCTCTGATCGGCGGCGTGGCGTTCGCCTCCGTCGACGTGGTCGGAGCCGTCGGCGATGTCGTCCGGGGGACCGCGGGAGTGCTGGTCGGCGGTGCGATCGTCGCCAGTGGCGTCTACTACCTCACGGGTCGGACCGACGTGACCCACAGAGTACCGATCGTCGGCTCCCTGTTCAGTCGGGTGTTCGCCGCGCTCTCGAATCGGATCGATCGGCTCGCGAACTCCCCCGGAATCGTCGGTCTCGGCGCGATCCACGGGCTCCTGCCCTGTCCGATCATCTACCCCGCCTACCTCTACGCGTTCGCACTCGGGGATCCGCTCAGGGGGTTCCTCTCGCTCGCAGTGCTCGGTCTCGGGACGATCCCGACCCTGTTCGCCTACGCGACGATCCTCGGATCGGTCGGGACGGCTCGACGGGTCCAGCTACATCGGGCCCTCGGCCTCGCGTTCGTGGTCCTCGGGTACGTCCCGCTCCAGCACGGCCTGATGCTCTTCGGGATCCACCTCCCGCACCCGCCGATCCCGTTCTACCAGCCGCTGTGA
- a CDS encoding site-specific integrase codes for MANVNDTNNTRGKLESQWRLLREADIDNRDRNAIEDFVRLHRQNVENRALLTLYTDLSTLRNASERADTPLVDMKMGDVRRLLGKLVAPKDQGGYDLDPQGTGIFGYKRALRIFFQWLDQQPDFGDFGFYEHIELPSHNVERVSEDQVPTEEEVEELKAGAVNARDKALIEFLADTAARISLASQLRVGDVYDLDTDRPHYKPNSNGINHKDAPLRRYPILYSQVDLRSYLAQHHIDPRDEAPLWHVLHGYDRMEPEKGALSSDRIRSMLRECKSRADIQKPVNPHNFRHTAITRLSRAGYTPKEIQHIAGWADDRMLEAYDHTTDIERNDQIRIRAGLIDETDTGTAPPRPKTCENCREQLNPSSRFCPRCGTATTEKARTAVEDQEDRFFRSGLEAEGELTEAVREFRRLISEYPTLRAAVLDD; via the coding sequence ATGGCTAACGTGAACGACACCAACAACACCCGAGGAAAGCTCGAAAGCCAGTGGAGACTGCTTCGAGAGGCCGATATCGACAATCGAGATCGAAATGCGATCGAAGATTTCGTGAGACTTCATCGTCAGAACGTCGAAAACCGTGCTCTCCTTACACTTTACACCGACCTGAGCACACTCAGAAACGCCTCCGAACGGGCAGACACCCCTCTGGTAGACATGAAAATGGGTGACGTGCGACGACTTCTGGGAAAACTCGTCGCCCCGAAGGACCAGGGAGGTTACGACCTCGACCCCCAGGGAACTGGGATCTTCGGGTACAAGCGAGCGCTCAGAATCTTCTTTCAGTGGCTCGACCAACAACCCGACTTTGGGGATTTCGGGTTCTATGAACACATCGAACTCCCCTCGCATAACGTAGAACGCGTGAGCGAGGACCAAGTCCCCACGGAGGAAGAAGTCGAAGAACTCAAAGCTGGAGCTGTAAACGCACGGGATAAAGCCCTAATCGAGTTTCTCGCAGATACCGCCGCACGGATCTCCCTGGCCTCTCAACTGCGGGTTGGCGACGTCTATGACCTCGACACGGATCGACCGCACTACAAACCTAACTCGAATGGGATCAATCACAAAGACGCACCCCTCAGACGGTATCCGATCCTCTACAGTCAGGTGGATCTCCGATCGTATCTCGCACAGCATCACATCGATCCCAGAGATGAAGCCCCTCTCTGGCACGTTCTTCACGGATACGATCGGATGGAACCGGAGAAGGGTGCCCTGAGCAGCGATCGTATTCGTAGCATGCTCAGGGAATGCAAGAGTCGAGCCGATATCCAAAAGCCGGTCAACCCTCACAACTTCCGACACACGGCCATTACCCGACTCTCTAGGGCGGGATACACCCCGAAAGAGATTCAGCACATCGCTGGTTGGGCCGACGATCGGATGCTCGAGGCATACGATCACACGACCGACATCGAGCGTAATGATCAGATCCGAATCCGTGCAGGCCTCATCGACGAGACGGATACCGGAACAGCCCCACCCAGACCGAAGACGTGCGAAAACTGTCGGGAGCAGCTCAACCCGAGTTCCCGCTTCTGTCCCAGATGCGGTACAGCCACGACAGAAAAGGCGCGTACGGCTGTAGAGGACCAAGAGGATCGGTTCTTCAGATCCGGGCTCGAGGCAGAGGGAGAGCTGACCGAGGCTGTCCGAGAGTTCCGTCGGCTCATTTCCGAATACCCCACCCTGAGAGCCGCCGTTTTGGACGACTGA
- a CDS encoding type II toxin-antitoxin system VapC family toxin has translation MSDSDTPGALTLFIDTGAFYARFVETAQRHERATSVFKAIGTGDAVYRPLYTSTYVLDELATLILSHRNHKAATTAIGWVQQSATIVIHPDETDFDAALDQFRHYDDHEISFTDHMSGVLAAERDIKHMFTFDPDHFRTLGFTVVPEDTGE, from the coding sequence GTGTCGGACAGTGATACGCCCGGTGCACTAACCTTGTTTATCGACACTGGAGCGTTCTACGCACGGTTCGTAGAGACGGCACAGCGCCACGAACGCGCGACGTCGGTCTTCAAGGCGATCGGCACCGGTGATGCGGTGTATCGACCGCTGTACACGTCCACGTACGTGCTCGATGAACTGGCGACACTCATTCTTAGTCACCGCAATCACAAGGCCGCCACCACCGCGATCGGATGGGTTCAACAGTCAGCAACTATCGTCATTCACCCCGATGAGACGGACTTTGACGCCGCGCTCGATCAGTTTCGTCATTATGACGACCACGAGATCTCGTTCACCGACCACATGAGCGGTGTACTCGCCGCCGAACGCGACATCAAGCACATGTTCACCTTTGATCCAGACCACTTCCGAACCCTCGGCTTTACGGTTGTTCCAGAGGATACCGGAGAGTAG
- a CDS encoding FaeA/PapI family transcriptional regulator, which yields MGRKRNKSGQFVEEIALKDVIGILQESDSPIATAKEVGETLGCSAEAARQKLLELRDQGLVARRQVGAGAVVWWLIDDEPTPEHPPEIDPNDPLFSDKPLLAPEDPVDETEIDDVLYGEG from the coding sequence ATGGGACGCAAACGAAACAAGAGTGGGCAGTTCGTCGAGGAGATCGCGCTGAAGGACGTCATCGGCATCCTTCAGGAGAGTGACTCGCCAATCGCGACCGCAAAAGAGGTCGGCGAGACGCTCGGATGCTCCGCCGAAGCCGCTCGGCAGAAGCTTTTAGAGCTTCGTGATCAGGGGCTCGTCGCGCGCCGGCAGGTTGGGGCAGGCGCGGTTGTGTGGTGGCTCATCGACGATGAACCCACTCCCGAACACCCTCCAGAGATCGACCCCAACGATCCACTCTTCAGCGACAAGCCGCTCCTCGCGCCCGAGGACCCGGTTGATGAAACCGAGATCGACGACGTTCTCTACGGCGAGGGCTGA
- a CDS encoding 3-oxoacyl-ACP reductase family protein: MSLAQPTVDSQSDTALDGKTIVVTGASRGIGRGIAEELGAHGGNIAVNYRSSDGEATDVASLIDETAGEAITVQGDVANFEVMQTMADRVRDEFGAVDVLVNNAGITMDCSFERMTPEEWQSVIGTNLTGVFNATKAFYEDIKEADDGRIVNISSLVGEEGNFGQANYAASKAGVHGLTMTLAKELAPSGSTANCVSPGFTETDMLAGVSETIRENIRDDIPLSCFAQPEDIAALVRFLASAESGHITGQVLSVSGGHNL; this comes from the coding sequence ATGTCTCTAGCTCAGCCGACGGTCGACAGTCAGTCGGACACAGCACTCGACGGAAAGACTATCGTCGTGACCGGTGCCTCGCGCGGTATCGGTCGCGGTATTGCAGAGGAGTTGGGAGCTCACGGGGGGAATATTGCGGTCAACTACCGGTCCTCGGATGGCGAGGCAACGGACGTCGCCAGTCTCATCGACGAGACAGCTGGAGAGGCCATCACGGTGCAGGGTGACGTTGCGAACTTCGAGGTCATGCAGACGATGGCCGACCGTGTCCGCGACGAGTTCGGTGCAGTCGATGTGCTGGTGAATAACGCCGGAATTACGATGGATTGCTCGTTCGAGAGGATGACCCCCGAGGAGTGGCAGTCCGTTATCGGCACCAACCTGACAGGCGTTTTTAACGCGACCAAGGCATTCTACGAGGACATCAAGGAAGCCGACGACGGCCGTATTGTCAACATCTCCAGCCTCGTCGGTGAGGAGGGGAACTTCGGTCAGGCGAACTACGCCGCTTCGAAGGCAGGCGTCCACGGCCTCACCATGACGCTTGCGAAGGAGCTGGCCCCGTCAGGGTCGACCGCGAACTGCGTCTCGCCAGGCTTCACCGAGACTGACATGCTCGCCGGCGTGTCCGAGACGATTCGGGAGAACATCCGCGACGACATCCCACTTTCCTGCTTTGCTCAACCCGAGGACATTGCGGCCCTCGTCCGGTTTCTCGCGTCCGCGGAGTCGGGGCACATCACGGGACAGGTCCTGTCGGTCTCCGGCGGACACAACCTCTAA
- a CDS encoding M14 family zinc carboxypeptidase, with product MKRRHILQSVGGIAAASTLGIAVTGTAVADCDKITPNGPFPPETAAENYQGFLSNEQLYDRLHRLENRSNVEYEEIGETWEGRPIPYATIGSGDFHVFHTTQQHGDEQPGTEAALDVLQVLGNGRGNDDILDEVTIHVIPRHNPDGWAPAGDNETPTRSNARPESECHDNPYASWWQPTTQCGPVDPNRQHYFQFDDQTLAQVDPDAFDADVGIPDENPSPETQAMLDKVEEVGADLVVDWHTQFTYYDDDCDMINVSMAWPYNEAAPDEAVDLSKRGVAALRDGVQGRANGNVSRYPGGTTVNIARNAHGVAGRGSILIEQRGQASELNNASRGQLVRHAKFMFDNLHAELASGALFERSPDEVDDLQNFHNNSFWKDLPEEQQAEAEAWWEEERHSH from the coding sequence ATGAAAAGGCGCCACATACTTCAGAGCGTAGGAGGTATCGCTGCGGCGAGTACACTCGGTATCGCCGTCACTGGGACAGCTGTCGCCGACTGTGACAAGATCACGCCGAATGGTCCGTTCCCGCCGGAGACGGCCGCGGAGAACTACCAAGGCTTCCTATCGAACGAACAGCTCTACGACCGACTCCACAGACTCGAGAACCGATCGAACGTCGAGTACGAAGAGATCGGCGAGACCTGGGAGGGTCGACCGATCCCGTACGCGACGATCGGCAGCGGGGACTTCCACGTCTTCCACACCACCCAGCAGCACGGCGACGAGCAGCCCGGCACCGAGGCCGCGCTCGACGTCCTGCAGGTGCTCGGGAACGGCCGGGGGAACGACGACATCCTGGACGAGGTGACGATCCACGTCATCCCGCGGCACAACCCGGACGGCTGGGCGCCAGCCGGTGACAACGAGACCCCCACGCGGTCGAACGCGCGCCCCGAGAGCGAATGCCACGATAACCCGTACGCCTCGTGGTGGCAGCCGACGACCCAGTGCGGTCCGGTCGACCCGAACCGCCAGCACTACTTCCAGTTCGACGACCAGACCCTCGCCCAGGTCGATCCGGATGCCTTCGACGCCGATGTCGGGATTCCGGACGAGAACCCCTCGCCGGAGACCCAGGCGATGCTCGACAAGGTCGAGGAGGTCGGCGCCGATCTCGTCGTCGACTGGCACACGCAGTTCACCTACTACGACGACGACTGCGACATGATCAACGTCTCGATGGCCTGGCCGTACAACGAAGCTGCGCCGGACGAGGCGGTCGACCTCTCGAAGCGAGGCGTCGCGGCCCTCCGAGACGGCGTCCAGGGCCGGGCGAACGGGAACGTCTCCCGATATCCCGGCGGCACCACCGTGAACATCGCCCGTAACGCACACGGGGTAGCCGGTCGCGGCAGCATCCTGATCGAGCAGCGAGGTCAGGCGTCGGAGCTGAATAACGCGTCACGCGGCCAGCTGGTTCGCCATGCGAAGTTCATGTTCGACAACCTCCACGCCGAGCTCGCCAGCGGCGCGCTCTTCGAGCGCAGCCCGGACGAGGTCGACGACCTCCAGAACTTCCACAATAACTCCTTCTGGAAGGATCTTCCCGAGGAACAGCAGGCGGAGGCCGAGGCCTGGTGGGAGGAAGAGCGGCACTCGCACTGA
- a CDS encoding DUF7845 domain-containing protein, with product MRPYETGEPISTPFDKKGIEGINVRFAESNLEPDEFLDLFLEFVQAQKQTCHSTLCRSSGKFIH from the coding sequence ATGCGTCCTTACGAGACTGGCGAGCCGATATCGACGCCGTTCGATAAGAAGGGAATCGAAGGGATCAACGTCCGATTCGCAGAATCGAACCTCGAGCCGGACGAATTCCTCGACCTGTTCCTGGAGTTCGTCCAGGCACAGAAGCAAACTTGCCATTCTACGCTCTGTAGATCTTCCGGAAAATTTATACATTAG